The Streptococcus oralis region CACTAAAGGAAGACCACCGACTTGACGAATGCTCTCTGCAAATTTACAGGATACAGATGAGTGGATGTTTTTCCCTTCTGCATCTACAGGACATAGGTTTGCAGCAACTCCTACAACCGTTCTAGCCATGATGTGTCTCCTTTCGATTTTCTTGCGACAGTCTTATCTTATCACTCCAACCCTTTTCTGTCTAATATGTTTTTTAAAAGACCGCGATAAGTATTTTTTATGGATAAGAAAAAGCTGTCCAATGAGGACAACTTCTTTTTTATTCGAAGACAAATTGGTTGTGATACAGTTCTGAGTAGAAACCGCCGAGTTTGAGCAACTCGTGATGATTTCCACGTTCAATGACCTCTCCATCTTTGAGGACAATAATCTGATCGGCATTGAGGATGGTCTTGAGACGATGGGCAATGACAAAACTGGTTCGACCTGCTACTACTGCCTCCATAGCATGTTGAATCTTGCTTTCTGTTACGGTATCGACATTGGAAGTCGCTTCATCTAAGATTAGGACTTGAGGATCTGTCATCAAGGTTCGAGCAATGGAAATCAATTGTTTCTGCCCAGTCGAGAAGATATTTTGCTCATCATCAATAAGGGTATCATACTTGTCAGGCAAGCTTACGATATAGTCATGAATATGAGTTGCCTTGGCAGCTGCTTCGACCATTTCCTGACTGGCATCTGGCACACCAAAGCGGATATTGTCTCGGATTGTTCCGCTAAATAAGACCGAATCCTGCAAGACAATACCGACCTTACTCCGCAGGCTGTCCAAGTCGTAGTCACGGATGTCTTTGCCATCAAAGCAAATGCTGCCTGCATCCACATCGTAGAAACGATTGATGAGGTTCATGATGGTCGTTTTCCCTGAACCAGTCGGGCCGACAACTGCTATCATCTGCCCCTTAGGAGCTGAAATGCTAACATCTTTCAAGATCGGCTTGTCTGGCACATAAGAGAAATCAATGTGATTGATTTCAACACCTTCTCGCAATTCCTTAAAGGCAGGCGCATTTTGCGGACGGATCTCTTCTTCTGCATCGAACATTTCTTGGATACGATCCGCTCCGGTAAAGGCCAACTGGAGGCTCCCCCAACTCGCAGCCACCTGGATAATCGGCTGGTAGTACTGCTGAGAAAATTGGGTAAACATGACAATCAAACCTAGGGCTGTCGTTGTTTCGATACTTGGATCGTTCAGCAAGACAGCCGAACCTGCAAAAATGACGATGGCCGTATTGACCAAGCTCATCCCATTCATAACTGGAAAGAGGATGCCTGAGAACATTCTCCCTTTAAAAGTTGCCTTGCGCACGCGCTCATTTTGCTCCACAAAGCCTGCTACGATGTCGTCTTGAATTCCTTGTACGATAACAGCTTTCTGACCTGAAATACTTTCGTCCATGTAGGCGTTGAGTTTCCCAACCTCTTTTTGCTGGAGATTGGTGTACTTGCGGGCCATTTTCACGATGAAAACCAACATGAGAAAGGCCACTGGGGTACTGGCTACTGTTATCAGGGCTAGCGTCACATTTCTTGAAAACATGACAAAAATCAAACCGATGTAAAGAGCAATATTGCTCATGACCTGAACTAGGCTTTCATTGAAGGCTTGAAGGATGTTATCCAAGTCACTTGTGAAGCGAGAGAGGATGTCACCATCCTGATGGCGATCAAAGAAAGAAACCGTCAAACAGGAAAGTTTGCCAAAGAGGCCCTTTCGCATCTCATTTGTTGACTCAGCAATCACACGAGTCATAAAGGTCATGTAAATCAAACTGGATACTACTAGGGCGAGGACAACCAGAGCTAGATTCAGCATCAGAGCCGATAAACTCTGCCAGGCTAGGTCGGAAGTTCCATTTTGATAAGCTAGAACTAGGTTAGCTAGCTCTGTTACTGCTTGACCTGAAAAAACTGGAAAGAGGGCTTGGGCAATCGTCGCAACTGCAACCATCAGAATCACAATGACAAAGGAGAACTTGTAAACTTTAAAATAATTCCAGAAAAATCGAACGGTTTTCATTTTATTCCTCCTTTCCCTTTTGTGTTTCGTAGATTTCGCGGTAGACAGCATTGTTAGCTACCAAGTCTGCATGCCGTCCTTCTCCAATCAATCGCCCTTGGTCCAAGACTAAAATCTTGTCTGCATGGACGACTGAACTGATTTTTTGAGCGATGATAATGGTTGTTGTCCCTTTTAGGTCTTTGTTCAAAGCCTCCTGCACGAGTCTCTCTGACTTGGCATCCAAGGCCGAAGTCGAATCGTCAAAAATCAGGATACGGGGATTGCTGACAATCCCACGGGCAATGGACATCCGTTGCTTTTGTCCACCAGAAAAGTTGGTGCCACGTTCTTCGACCTGACTCTCAAATTTGTTTTCCATGCGTCCGATAAATTCACTGGCTTGGGCAATCCGTGCCGCACGTTCCAGTTCGGATACGCTGGCATTGCCTTTTCCTTGACGAAGATTATCTGCAATAGTCCCGCTAAAGAGAATAGCACGTTGCAAGACAATGGAAACTGTTTTACGCAAAGTTCCCTCGCTAACGTCTCGAATATCCTTGCCACCAATCTTGATAGATCCCTCCTGTGGATCAAACAGTCGTGGAATTAACTGAGCTAGAGTGGACTTCCCTGCTCCAGTAGCCCCAACCACACCCACCATCTGACCAGGCGCAACATCAAAGGTTACATTCTTCAGCATAGGCTCATCATCATTAGGATAGGTGAAGGTCACATTTTCAAAAGAGAGACTTCCTTCTAACTCTTCATCTGGGAGATCTTTAAAGATCATTGCTGGCTCGGTATCTAGAATTTCGCGGATACGACGCAAGGAAATCATGGCACGGCTGACAGAATTTCCTAAAAATCCAACCATGATAATAGTAAAGATAATCTGGCTGAGATAGTTGACAAAGGAAGCAATCGAGCCCACAACAGATGGATCTGACTGAGCCATTCCGGCCACCAGCCAGATAGAGAGGAAGACTGCCCCATAACCGACTAGCATCATAACAGGTTCTATAACTGAGAAGGCATAACCAATATAAAGATTTTGGCCGAGAAGTTCGTCAGAAACCTCGGTAAATTTGTCAAATTGTGCTTTTTCTTGTACAAAGGATTTGACCACGCGCACACCACGTAGATTTTCTTTGGCGATAGCATTGATCCGTTCAAGAAGGGTTTGAAACTTAGCAAATCGTGGTCCCATCATCCCCATCATGATGGCTGTAAGTGCAAAGATTAGGAGCACCATGAGGACAATCACCCACCAAAGTGACGGGAGAGTGTGGACCGCCAAGATAAAGGAACCGATAAAGAGAAGAGGGAGACGGAAGAGGATTTGAAAAGCCATCATCACCACATTCTGAATTTGGTTGATATCATTGGTCATACGGACGACAAGGTTGCCGGCATTAAACTGCTCGATATTGGCATAAGAAAAAGTCTGGATCTTGCGAAAGGCGTCTTCCCGAAGGTCCGAAGACACTCCTTGAGCAATGTAGGCTGCAAGCGTTACATTGACCCCACCTGCAACCAGACCGACTAGGGCTACTCCTATCAGCCAAGCGCCAATACTATAAATAGCCTCATTTTGTCCGGCCAACAAAGCCTCTAACACCTCTTGCAAATAGCGCGGTTGCAAGAGCGAACTCGCAACCATCAAGCCTGTCATCATTAGGGATGCCAAGGCTTGCCATTTATAGGTTTTTATTTTTTTAATGAGCATATTTCCTCCTAATAAAATAGATAAAGGGAGCGACATCTTGCGTCAGCTCCTTCTCATTCGTTCATATTGATGCTATTCTAGCAAAAAAGAGGCATCTTGTCAAAGAAGTCTCATTATTATAAATTAGTACGCTTTCATCTACAGGTGATGCATGAAAAGGCTTTTTATGGTAAAATGAAAGGAAGAACTCTTACAAGGAGGAAAAGATGAAGAAACAAACCATCGCTGTCTTGGGTCCTGGTTCTTGGGGAACTGCCCTTTCGCAGGTCCTAAACGACAATGGACACGAGGTTCGAATTTGGGGAAATATTTCTGACCAAATTGATGAAATCAATAACCAGCATACAAACAAACGCTACTTTAAAGATATTCTACTCGACGAAAAAATTAAAGCCTATCATGACTTAGAAGAAACACTAAAGGATGTGGATGCTGTTTTATTTGTAGTCCCAACAAAAGTAACGAGACTGGTTGCCCAACAAGTAGCAAAGGTGCTCGATCACAAGGTTGTCATCATGCATGCCTCCAAAGGCTTGGAACCAGATAGCCACAAACGTCTATCAACTATTCTTGAAGAGGAAATTCCAGCTGACCTCCGTAGTGAAGTCGTTGTTGTCTCAGGACCTAGCCATGCTGAGGAAACGATTGTACGCGATATTACCTTGATTACCGCAGCCTCTAAAGACCTTGAAACTGCTCAGTACGTCCAAAATCTCTTTAGCAATCACTACTTCCGTCTCTATACTAATACGGATGTTATCGGAGTTGAAACCGCTGGTGCTCTCAAAAACATCATCGCAGTTGGCGCTGGAGCACTACATGGTCTAGGCTTTGGCGACAATGCCAAGGCGGCTATCATTGCTCGTGGCTTAGCTGAAATCACCCGTCTAGGGGTCGCTCTTGGAGCTAACCCTCTGACTTATAGCGGGCTTTCTGGAGTTGGGGATTTGATCGTAACGGGAACATCTGTCCACTCTCGTAACTGGAGGGCAGGTGATGCTCTCGGTCGTGGAGAATCCCTCGCAGACATCGAAGCAAACATGGGCATGGTCATTGAAGGCATTTCAACAACTCGAGCAGCTTACGAACTGGCTCAGGAATTGGGTGTCTACATGCCAATCACACAGGCTATTTACCGAGTTATCTACGAAGGTGTCAATATCAAAGAAGCAATCACTGACATCATGAACAATGAATTTAAAGCAGAAAACGAATGGTCATAGACCCTTATAGAAAGGAACATCATGAAACAAAAAGTCAGAAAAGCAGTCATCCCTGCCGCTGGATTGGGAACCCGTTTCCTCCCAGCAACTAAGGCCTTGGCCAAGGAAATGTTGCCAATCGTAGACAAGCCAACTATCCAGTTTATCGTTGAAGAAGCCCTCAAGTCTGGCATCGAAGATATCTTGGTTGTTACGGGTAAGTCAAAACGTTCTATTGAGGACCACTTCGATTCAAACTTCGAATTGGAATACAACCTCAAAGAAAAAGGGAAAACAGATCTTTTGAAGCTGGTTGATGAGACAACTGGTATGCGCCTGCATTTTATCCGCCA contains the following coding sequences:
- a CDS encoding ABC transporter ATP-binding protein, producing the protein MKTVRFFWNYFKVYKFSFVIVILMVAVATIAQALFPVFSGQAVTELANLVLAYQNGTSDLAWQSLSALMLNLALVVLALVVSSLIYMTFMTRVIAESTNEMRKGLFGKLSCLTVSFFDRHQDGDILSRFTSDLDNILQAFNESLVQVMSNIALYIGLIFVMFSRNVTLALITVASTPVAFLMLVFIVKMARKYTNLQQKEVGKLNAYMDESISGQKAVIVQGIQDDIVAGFVEQNERVRKATFKGRMFSGILFPVMNGMSLVNTAIVIFAGSAVLLNDPSIETTTALGLIVMFTQFSQQYYQPIIQVAASWGSLQLAFTGADRIQEMFDAEEEIRPQNAPAFKELREGVEINHIDFSYVPDKPILKDVSISAPKGQMIAVVGPTGSGKTTIMNLINRFYDVDAGSICFDGKDIRDYDLDSLRSKVGIVLQDSVLFSGTIRDNIRFGVPDASQEMVEAAAKATHIHDYIVSLPDKYDTLIDDEQNIFSTGQKQLISIARTLMTDPQVLILDEATSNVDTVTESKIQHAMEAVVAGRTSFVIAHRLKTILNADQIIVLKDGEVIERGNHHELLKLGGFYSELYHNQFVFE
- a CDS encoding ABC transporter ATP-binding protein is translated as MLIKKIKTYKWQALASLMMTGLMVASSLLQPRYLQEVLEALLAGQNEAIYSIGAWLIGVALVGLVAGGVNVTLAAYIAQGVSSDLREDAFRKIQTFSYANIEQFNAGNLVVRMTNDINQIQNVVMMAFQILFRLPLLFIGSFILAVHTLPSLWWVIVLMVLLIFALTAIMMGMMGPRFAKFQTLLERINAIAKENLRGVRVVKSFVQEKAQFDKFTEVSDELLGQNLYIGYAFSVIEPVMMLVGYGAVFLSIWLVAGMAQSDPSVVGSIASFVNYLSQIIFTIIMVGFLGNSVSRAMISLRRIREILDTEPAMIFKDLPDEELEGSLSFENVTFTYPNDDEPMLKNVTFDVAPGQMVGVVGATGAGKSTLAQLIPRLFDPQEGSIKIGGKDIRDVSEGTLRKTVSIVLQRAILFSGTIADNLRQGKGNASVSELERAARIAQASEFIGRMENKFESQVEERGTNFSGGQKQRMSIARGIVSNPRILIFDDSTSALDAKSERLVQEALNKDLKGTTTIIIAQKISSVVHADKILVLDQGRLIGEGRHADLVANNAVYREIYETQKGKEE
- a CDS encoding NAD(P)H-dependent glycerol-3-phosphate dehydrogenase, with the protein product MKKQTIAVLGPGSWGTALSQVLNDNGHEVRIWGNISDQIDEINNQHTNKRYFKDILLDEKIKAYHDLEETLKDVDAVLFVVPTKVTRLVAQQVAKVLDHKVVIMHASKGLEPDSHKRLSTILEEEIPADLRSEVVVVSGPSHAEETIVRDITLITAASKDLETAQYVQNLFSNHYFRLYTNTDVIGVETAGALKNIIAVGAGALHGLGFGDNAKAAIIARGLAEITRLGVALGANPLTYSGLSGVGDLIVTGTSVHSRNWRAGDALGRGESLADIEANMGMVIEGISTTRAAYELAQELGVYMPITQAIYRVIYEGVNIKEAITDIMNNEFKAENEWS